The Nostoc sp. UHCC 0926 nucleotide sequence ACTGATAAAGGTAGGGGAGGACGATATGAAGTTACATCTGTTGTTACGCCTTATTATACTTCTTTGGAGCAAATTAATGGTCAAGCAGTACCGCAATCAGATTTTTACGCATTGGGTCGGACTTTTGTAAATCTAGTTACTGCAACTCCTTTAAGTAATCTACCAACAGATCAAAAAACAGGAAGGCTAATTTGGAGAGATAAAGCACCGCATATTGACAAACCCTTTGCTGATTTTCTTGATGAATTGATGGCTCTCCTTCCAGGGCAGCGTCCGCAAACAACTAGAGTCATTTTGCAGAGGTTAGAAAAACTACCTCAGCAAATTAAAAATTATAGATTAGCTAATTCTAAAGTTTTTCAATATAGCAAATATACATTGATAGTTTTGGGATTTGTTGGGGGTGTCTTTCTATCTATACCTCTAGCAGCTAACTATTTAGTAACTCAAGGAGAAAAGTTAGAAGCAGCAAATAATTCTCTGAGGGCACAAGATGTTTTTTACTGGGCTATAAAAATTCGTCCTCAGAGTAATCGTACTATCTCAAGTTTTTACTTTGATAAAGCTGTTCGTAGCACTAAAGACCTTGGGTTAGCTAAAAAATATTATGAATTAGCAATTAAATACAATAACTATGATGCAGATGCTTATACTAATTTAGCTTTTATTTGCCAGCAGTTCAACGAAGATGAATGTGCAATTAAAAATTATGAAAGCTCATTCAAATTAAAGCCTGATAATTGGGAATCACGTTTTGGACTAGCACTTTTTTATGATGATAGACGAATGTATGATCTGGCAGAAAAACACTATAAATTAGCCATTGAAATGAGTAGAGAAGCAATACCAGCCATTAATAATTTATCAAGATTGAAGATTTTAGATGGCGAATATAATGTAGCAATTGCTTTAGCTAAATCCGGCTTACAAAAAACTGAAAATATTAAATTACAGTCTACTTTATACAAAAACTTAGGTTGGGCAAAACTAGAGTTAAAGCGTTATGCCGAGGCGAAGGCTGACTTGGAAAAATCAACAAAGCTGGATGCCAGGACAGATGCTTACTGTTTATTAGCGCAAGCGCAAGAAGCATTAGGTGAAATTAACGACGCCAGACTGACTTGGGAAATCTGTTTGATTGCCGAGTCTAATCAGTTAGAAGTTCAGCAGTGGAGATTGCAAATATTAAAGCGTTTATTGGGAGAGTTTGTGACGCCGACGCCATCTTCGCCCTAAGTCTTTTTTTAATTCCCTGTTTGCTGTATGCTACTAACTAGCAAATAGCTGTACAAAAATCTTGATGCTTACTTTCCAAAATTCGACAAGTGCAATAGTCAAAAAAATATTCATGGTTCAAATTGTAGCACTTGCATCAATATCAACACTAGTTGTCTCAAGTTATAGTAGTGTATGGGGGCAATCTCACCTCATAGCCTTGCGTCAGTGCAAGAATGTTGATGGTAAGGTGATTAGTTCAGGCGATCGCTACTTGCCAGCAGGTAGTCCGCTCTGTCCGGGAGATAAGATTCACCCAGAGAATGGAGCCACAGTTACAGTCCTTTGCTATTTAAATCGAGAAATTTTATACATTAATCAAAAAAATTTTTCTGACGCTGCAAACAAATGTGCGCCACCACAAGTCACTGAGGTTGAGAAGTATCGATGTACGAATCTTAAACCGCAGAACTGTCCCACTACTTTTAAAGGTCCAGATGATAACTCTGTACCAAGACCAAGATTAATTAGTCCTTACATTAGTGGCGGTAGAATTTTGACTACCCGACCCTCAATTTCTTGGCGTGCAGTTCCAGGTGCGACTAGTTACACAGTAGAGATGGAAGGTAATAATGTTAACTGGCAGATACAAGTAAACAATACTGTACTGCCGTATCCAAAGGAGCAATCCCAATTAAAATTTGGAAGTACGTATAGGATTACTGTGCTTGCGTACCAGGGTAACTCTGTTATAAGTTACGCACTCTTAGTAATTAGTGTTTTACCGGAAAAAGACCAACTGGAGATTGGCTCATTGGTTAAACAAATTAACGAATTGAAAATACCTCCAGATGAAGCTGCTGTTAAGGATCTAGATACTATATACATGTCAAAAAATTTGGTAAATGAATCGATAGATACATTACAGGCAAGAGTGGCAGAAGGAAGTAAAAACCCTGAAATCTATCGAGTATTGGCAGATCGCTATTTAGAGGCAGGATTGTCTAATAAGGCTTTTAGTGAATACACAACAGCGATTATGTTAGCTAAAAATAGTAAGAACTTAAAGGAATTATCAAAGGTGCAAGAAAGTTTAAAGCTGTGGAAATTTATAACCAACTACCAACGAGCAAGAACGGGGACCAGTAGTAATGATGAGCATATTTAGGATTTTTCATTAATGTTAGTTGTGCCAGACGCAGTGCCTCTGCTTTCGGAATACCATTTTTCAATCCCTTGTAGAATTCTTCCATTAACAAAGCAGTAGAATCTGCATCTACCAGCCACAAAGTAGCTATCGTAGTTCTCGCACCTGCTTGTGCAGCTACTCCAGCCATTCCTAATGCTGAACTTTTATTACCCTTTGCAGTCTGACACGCACTTAAAACTAATAACTCAATTGCATCTGCATCAGTTTGAACTTTACCTTTTAGTAATTTATCAAATTCTCTAATATTGATGACCTGATCATAAGCTAGAAGTACCGTCTTCAAAGGGTCAGAACTAAACTGTCCATGAGTGCTAATATGAACGATTGGGAAATTATTTTTATTTATTTCTTGCTCTAGACGGAGACTAGTAAACTTTTCGTCTAGTAGTGTAAGGGAAGATTGTGTTTGACTTTGGACATCTTTTACTTCTTCAAAGGCTTTGGGTAGTGATCTGATGCCTTTAGGAGCGTTGCGATCTAACAAGCTGGGGCTGGGCTTAGACAAAGCAGCGATGAGAGCTGTAAACCGCTTTTTTGATAAAGGTTTGGGAGATCGAATTTTAGAACCGAGAGTGGCTGCAATGCTGTAATGCTCGATGAGATAATTTTTTCCATCATATAATATGCCCATTGGTATACTTTGGAAAGATTTATCTAAGATAAATATCAATGTTCCTGATGCAGGTAGATATGATGCTATTGGTGCAATTAATTTTTCATAAAGTGCTTGAGAAGGCAAAATAATTTGTTCGACATCAATAGTTGCGAGTTTCTGCTCCTGTAAACTCCAGAAAAGAGCATTAACATTTTCTTTAACTAGATTTGCTTCAACAGAGTAATGATAAAGAGAGCGGTCTTGAGCCTGTAAAATAACTTCTATAGTGTCATCTAAATCAATTAATGTTAGAAACAGATTTGCCTGTGACGCGGCTAATAATGTTTTTAATATCAGCAGCATTATTAAAAAAAGCAGTATTTCCAGTAGAAACAGAAAAGTCTTGAAAGCTGTGGAATAAATTAGTTCCTAATCTAGTCCCTTCATTGATAATATTAATATTGCCTTGATTGGTGACGCGAGAATTGTGAGTGAGAGTAGTATCTGGAACGATTTGTGCAGCAGTTGGAGTGGGAAATGATATGTAATATAATATACTTACTTTGAAAAGCCAGGAGCTAGTTTTCCACAGTTCTATTTGAAATTTCGTTTTATGCACCTGTAGCTAAATCCTTTTTTTACACACGAAAATATTATAAAGTTTAAAAAGAACCAGCTACAAATGATTTAAATCATTTTGCTCATGGCGTTAATATATGCGATTAATCAGTCATCTCTCTATCTATTGCAATCAACGAACTCCCCCTGTATGTAAGCAATACCCCACTGACGAAACTTAGTAATCAACTTTTCGATAAGAATCTACACGCACTGAGTTATCATCCCAACACTCCTGAAAAAATTAAAATCTTGGATTAGTACCCAAAATCTTGCCATCCTCAGCTTTTTCACTCTGGTCTATCCTTTGACCAAGCGCTATTGCCTCACTTAACCATTTATCTGTTATCACTCGCAGTTCATTGGCTGCTTGCCATTAAAATCTTTTGATGGCGGTTGCATATACTAAACGTAGAATCACTTTTTGTTTATTCAATGAATAGAGAAATACAATCTGAGTTCAACTTTTTTCAACATTGGTATCCTGTCTCTCCGATTCAAGATATTGATCCAAAGCGTCCTACCTCAGTAGTTATTTTAGGACTGCGCTTAGTTATCTGGAAGCCTAAATCATCTAAGACTTACCAAGTGTTTCTAGATCAATGTCCACACCGTCTTGCTCCTTTGAGTGAAGGGCGTGTTGATACACAGACAGGCAATTTGATGTGTAGTTATCATGGCTGGCAGTTTGATACCCAAGGAATCTGTACCTATATTCCTCAAATAGAGAATTCAGAAATTGTTACTAAGAATCAAAAAAATCTGTGTGCAGTTACATTGCCAGTTCGTCAGGAAAATGATTTACTTTGGGTTTGGCCTGATGCCAAGTCAGCAGAACAAGCATCTGTTACACCTTTACCTCTGTCACCTCAAATAGATGCTAGCAAAGGTTTCGTTTGGGATTCTTTTGTGCGCGATTTAGAATATGATTGGCAAACTCTTGTTGAAAACGTGGCAGATCCTGCTCATGTTCCTTTTGCTCATCATGGGTTGCAGGGTAATCGACAACAAGCAGTACCCATGCCAATGAATATTGAGAAATCAACAGTAGATTTAATTGAAGTACTTCTTGAAAGAGACTTGAGAAGAACAACAATAACTTTTCAACCGCCTTGCCGCTTGGAGTATGCAATTAGCATTGGCGACTCTGGAAAGCAGTTAGGAATCGTTACTTATTGTATTCCAGTATCTCCAGGTAAGTCAAGAATTGTAGCTCAGTTTCCGATTAATTTTGTTAAAACACTTCATCATCTGATACCTCGTTGGTGGGTTCACATCATGATCCGTAATCCGATTCTTGATGGAGATATGATTCTTTTACATCAGCAAGAGCATTTTCTTCAACAGAGACAATCTGTTGAAAGTTGGAAAACTGCTTACAAGCTACCTACAAGTGCAGATCGTTTAGTGATTGAGTTTAGAAATTGGTTTGATAAATATTGTTACGGGCATTTACCGTGGAGTCAAGTCGGAATTAGTACTCAAGAAAACTCGAAAATTAATGACAATCGCTCTGTGGTGCTGGATCGCTACAAACAACATACTCAGCACTGTAGTAGCTGCCGAGGGGCGCTGAGGGTAATCCAACGTTTGCAAGTGGTACTGTTGGCATACTCTGCTATTACTATTTCAGGAGTTGCTATCCTTCCAGATCCGCTTAGAGTCAAGCTTGGTTTAGCGCTAATTATTACAGCACTATTAAGTTTGGCAGCTTGCACTTGGCTCAAACTTTGGCTTGTCCCTAAATTTTACTTTGTAGACTATGTTCATGCCAAAAAATAACAGAACTAGACAATAAATTACAAAATTAATCATTTTGTAAGTATCTCAAGATGTAGCGCCAATTCCGCTTTTTGCCATCGCGTGTAATTTGACACTCAATTTATCCTATAACCAAATGTTTAAAAATATGACAACTACACTGCACGACACATACTCTTTATTCACTTTGGATGTAGCGAAAGTGAATATCCCCCTTGTAGCTAGAAGCTTTAGCTAACTCCTTGAGGTTCTGTACCCCACTATACTGATGTCCATTGATAACCCAAATTGGTACACCAGGGACTTTCGCAGCTACCAATCTGGATGAGCGTTTAAACCTCTCTTGTCGCACTCCACCTTGATGGTGTCACTGATAATCTGGTAGGCTTCTTTACCAAAGAGTAATTTTTGCTCATGACAGTGAGGACACCACCAATTCGCAATTCGCAATTCGCAGTTCGCAATTGTAGACGAAATTGGAAATTCATTCATTCAGCGTACAGAGCAATTAATATCTATTATGAAAAACAAACTTGCACACGTACTATTAATATTCAGAGCAAGCGAATTTATGGGTGGGGAGGAAAATTGGGAATTGGGAATTGGGAATTGCGAATTGCGAATTGCGAATTGGTGTGATTGACCAACCGACTCCAGTCTGAGGCCGTTCTTTGGGCAGGAAGAAGATGATTGATGGGGACTTTTGATTGTCCTTGGTAAGCGCTAGTGCTGTTGGTCTTGGCGAATGAAGTGCAGAGACGGAAGCCGTACTAACATAAAGAATGGAGAGCGGTAACAGTGCAAGTAAAACAGGGTGTTTGATAGGCATATTACATATATGATGAACTGTGATTGAGTAGTTGTCGAAGCTAACAATTGTATGGTTAAGATTGTAGTATTTTGTATAACTGATAACATGAAGCCAAGATATTATTATTCTTCATCTTCATCATCCTCATAATCGAAATCATCATCACCATGTTCTTCATACCACTTTCTTTCTGACTCCAAAGCGATTTCTCTCGAGATCCTTTTTCTTTCTAAAGCTTCCCTTTCTAACTTTTCTATTTCTTGCTTTTCTATTTCTTGCCTTTCTCTTTCTATTCGTTCTCTCTCTCTTGTTTCTCTTTCTAGCCTGTCTCTCTCGATTTGAATTAATCGCCGCTCCACTCGCTCACAGTAGAAATCCAAAGCCTTACCAGTGACACCTCCGGTAATCGCACCAGCAGCTAAAAAGACGAGGGCAGTTTTCCAGCCGTTAATTGGATTGCCACTCCACTCCAGAGTACCCTCATTGATCCACACCAATAGAAAATAGATAATAATTCCAACAACCGTATTAATTACAGCAAAAACTCTCGGTGTCATTTCGGATTGACGAAGTATCAACCACTGTGAAAAGGTGAGCATCACACCAAAGATGACGGCAGCGATAGCACAAAGAATAACATTATCTGGGAAAGTGAAAGGATCTACTCCAAATTTAATGATTAGTGTGATCGTAATCGGGGCAGAGAGCAAAAAGCTTAGGAGTAAGCTAGCACTAATCGCAAGAAACCAGTAACGACCGAGATAACCCAGGCGAAATTCTAACAACGACTCTTGTACTCCAAACAAAGTCATCCAAAAGGCAATATTTGCTGTCAAATAATCAAGCATTAGTCGTTGTTTTACCAATGTGTTGAAGAGGGGAATTTCTAGAATAAGCCCAAATCAACTGTCCCTCTCAGTTAATTAGAGTCGATGCTCCTGTTACCAGGAGACACCTCTCCTTCAGAACGCGGACGTGCAGCTTTGACTGCATCCGGCTCCTAGTCTGACACCTAATAAGTCGGGTCTATCCCGCTGTTCGGACTCTCACCCGACCATGAATGGTCTGATGCTGGTGACATTCTCGGTGCAGGACTTCCAAATTTAACGGTTTCCAATTATCATGGTTGCCGTCAATGTGGTGTAATTCCGCAATATCACCTGAAATGAACGATAGATTACAGTCTGTACATTTGTGATTCTGTTTCTTGAGAAGTCGTGCCGTTATACCATCGTAGTTAGCATTCTCGCGTTTAGACCAATAAACAAAGTCGCCATCATAGGGTGATTTATCTCCTTTGACAATGACAAACTTGCAAGCTGACCAACTGACCGAAGGAATTGCTCTTTTTATAACCTTATTGGTTTCATAACGGTTGTATCTTCCTTGTTTCCGAATGAATTTCCATAACCAGTAGCGCAGTGCCCATAGGTCATGTTGACTCATATCGCAGAATCTGTGGTAATTTCTCCACCCTCTTATCATCGAACCACATTTGTTGATGCGATGCTCTAGAGTGAAACGACTATCTTTCATCACTTCTTTAACTTTTGTCTTAATGCTATCTGTAGCTTTTTGACTTGGTGTTGAGATGAATTTACCATTGGGTTTAACTGCGAAGTTCCACCCAAGGAAGTCGAAACCATCTGTACTATGTGCAACTTTGGTTTTGGCTTCTTTGACTTTTAATCCTCTTGTTTCCAAGAAGTTATCAATGTATTCTCGGAGGAGTTTGGAGTCATCTCCTGGTTTCAGAATAAACACAACGTCATCGTTTCCATTGCTTCCAGTTCTTAACTAACACTTCAAGTAGTGCCAATCTTTGAGAGGGTTCGAGGGCTTTCTTTCCGTCCACCCCTGCGGTCTTCCGCCCAGTATTCAGTTGCGTTACTTGTCGAATGGCAAGCAATTTTGCTGCTTTAGAGCTTAATAAGAGCTTTTGAAGTTTACGCACCAGGGGCACGTTACCGTTCTTTTGAGCCTTAAATATTCTTACTTGTAGGCGAAACACGATTTTCCGCAGCTTGCGCCAAGGAATCGATTTCCATTTATCAACTGGATTTAACTCCGTTGTCATAACATTCTCTACGCATTTTGAACATCTTCTATGTAAACCGTACCCAGTTGTCTAACAGTCCTTACTTGTTAAATTTTCGAGTACATCTTATCAACTCTACTCGCTAACTCTTATTTAAGGAGTCCACAGTTTCGGAGATTAAATCTCTATGACTGGAGGTTGAAAGAGCAGTTTTATTCGTTCCTTAGTTTAGTTGTTTTGTAGTTTTAGGTTCTCTCATTTCGCCTACAATTCCCCAGAATTGCATTTATTCAGATCAAAATAATGCGGGTATTTTCACACTTTTACGTGTTATCTTGTGTCGTTGTCCGACCTTGAATTCGGTCGTTCACGTTCAGACGCTTTTTCTGAGAGTTTAACTAGTGTTTAACCATGACTACTTACCTATACGAGTTGCCCCCATCTCAGGTTTGTTATTCTCGTTCTGTCCCCAGCTTCATTTTTAGAGTTTATTCTCCATCCATGTGGGCAGTTTTGACATCACGCCATTCCTAGCGGGTGAGACTTGTCAAATTTGGGTTTGACGCACTCACACTAAACTAAAGTTATCTCTACTATATTGTTGAGGCGAATCGGGTTCGTAAGTCCATCAGTGCAGAAACTTATATCTTGCACCTACCGAATCAACTCAGAAAAAGCAGATAAAAAGTACAAAAATGAGACATTAGAAGCAGTGTCAGGGTTAATCGCTACTTAGATGTTTAAAGAACTATAAAACTAGTAATGTTACTTAATTA carries:
- a CDS encoding protein kinase domain-containing protein, coding for MSCYCINPFCDNRQNPNDIENCLSCGTSLLINDRIRLVEPLRELANNPFNYFEVFEVDDAGTQWNPSRKRRVMKVLKWDTPNLVKLIEHESLALQLIQHPNIPESTVDDFFTFVPKNSRLILHCLVMDKFEGENLEQWIESNERISQSLALEWLKELVEILDTVHRSDFFHRDIKPSNIVLQPNGQLALIDFGTARRLTNTYLAKVSGSGGTDKGRGGRYEVTSVVTPYYTSLEQINGQAVPQSDFYALGRTFVNLVTATPLSNLPTDQKTGRLIWRDKAPHIDKPFADFLDELMALLPGQRPQTTRVILQRLEKLPQQIKNYRLANSKVFQYSKYTLIVLGFVGGVFLSIPLAANYLVTQGEKLEAANNSLRAQDVFYWAIKIRPQSNRTISSFYFDKAVRSTKDLGLAKKYYELAIKYNNYDADAYTNLAFICQQFNEDECAIKNYESSFKLKPDNWESRFGLALFYDDRRMYDLAEKHYKLAIEMSREAIPAINNLSRLKILDGEYNVAIALAKSGLQKTENIKLQSTLYKNLGWAKLELKRYAEAKADLEKSTKLDARTDAYCLLAQAQEALGEINDARLTWEICLIAESNQLEVQQWRLQILKRLLGEFVTPTPSSP
- a CDS encoding tetratricopeptide repeat protein, translated to MVQIVALASISTLVVSSYSSVWGQSHLIALRQCKNVDGKVISSGDRYLPAGSPLCPGDKIHPENGATVTVLCYLNREILYINQKNFSDAANKCAPPQVTEVEKYRCTNLKPQNCPTTFKGPDDNSVPRPRLISPYISGGRILTTRPSISWRAVPGATSYTVEMEGNNVNWQIQVNNTVLPYPKEQSQLKFGSTYRITVLAYQGNSVISYALLVISVLPEKDQLEIGSLVKQINELKIPPDEAAVKDLDTIYMSKNLVNESIDTLQARVAEGSKNPEIYRVLADRYLEAGLSNKAFSEYTTAIMLAKNSKNLKELSKVQESLKLWKFITNYQRARTGTSSNDEHI
- a CDS encoding CHAT domain-containing protein — translated: MLLILKTLLAASQANLFLTLIDLDDTIEVILQAQDRSLYHYSVEANLVKENVNALFWSLQEQKLATIDVEQIILPSQALYEKLIAPIASYLPASGTLIFILDKSFQSIPMGILYDGKNYLIEHYSIAATLGSKIRSPKPLSKKRFTALIAALSKPSPSLLDRNAPKGIRSLPKAFEEVKDVQSQTQSSLTLLDEKFTSLRLEQEINKNNFPIVHISTHGQFSSDPLKTVLLAYDQVINIREFDKLLKGKVQTDADAIELLVLSACQTAKGNKSSALGMAGVAAQAGARTTIATLWLVDADSTALLMEEFYKGLKNGIPKAEALRLAQLTLMKNPKYAHHYYWSPFLLVGSWL
- a CDS encoding two-partner secretion domain-containing protein produces the protein MHKTKFQIELWKTSSWLFKVSILYYISFPTPTAAQIVPDTTLTHNSRVTNQGNINIINEGTRLGTNLFHSFQDFSVSTGNTAFFNNAADIKNIISRVTGKSVSNIN
- a CDS encoding aromatic ring-hydroxylating dioxygenase subunit alpha, giving the protein MQSEFNFFQHWYPVSPIQDIDPKRPTSVVILGLRLVIWKPKSSKTYQVFLDQCPHRLAPLSEGRVDTQTGNLMCSYHGWQFDTQGICTYIPQIENSEIVTKNQKNLCAVTLPVRQENDLLWVWPDAKSAEQASVTPLPLSPQIDASKGFVWDSFVRDLEYDWQTLVENVADPAHVPFAHHGLQGNRQQAVPMPMNIEKSTVDLIEVLLERDLRRTTITFQPPCRLEYAISIGDSGKQLGIVTYCIPVSPGKSRIVAQFPINFVKTLHHLIPRWWVHIMIRNPILDGDMILLHQQEHFLQQRQSVESWKTAYKLPTSADRLVIEFRNWFDKYCYGHLPWSQVGISTQENSKINDNRSVVLDRYKQHTQHCSSCRGALRVIQRLQVVLLAYSAITISGVAILPDPLRVKLGLALIITALLSLAACTWLKLWLVPKFYFVDYVHAKK
- a CDS encoding group II intron maturase-specific domain-containing protein; translation: MFILKPGDDSKLLREYIDNFLETRGLKVKEAKTKVAHSTDGFDFLGWNFAVKPNGKFISTPSQKATDSIKTKVKEVMKDSRFTLEHRINKCGSMIRGWRNYHRFCDMSQHDLWALRYWLWKFIRKQGRYNRYETNKVIKRAIPSVSWSACKFVIVKGDKSPYDGDFVYWSKRENANYDGITARLLKKQNHKCTDCNLSFISGDIAELHHIDGNHDNWKPLNLEVLHRECHQHQTIHGRVRVRTAG
- a CDS encoding reverse transcriptase N-terminal domain-containing protein, with translation MTTELNPVDKWKSIPWRKLRKIVFRLQVRIFKAQKNGNVPLVRKLQKLLLSSKAAKLLAIRQVTQLNTGRKTAGVDGKKALEPSQRLALLEVLVKNWKQWKR